One region of Jatrophihabitans cynanchi genomic DNA includes:
- a CDS encoding enoyl-CoA hydratase/isomerase family protein → MPQPTVLHQRVAPGIAVLRLNRPDKRNALDTATTELFADSLDELAGDPELRALVISSTDPRALCAGADIGESLDHDGGIARMAAYTRMYAAIESFPVPTVAVCVGNCVGAGAEIAAGADLRVGGDNLKLAWAGARLGVPVGPARLAPLIGLARAKDLVFTGRTIGMDEARDLGLLHRTATAAEAEAVALDVAAQIARQDPRGVRVLKAMFAELDGSATRVAYENRQLMQFQEHGQGLPRG, encoded by the coding sequence ATGCCACAACCCACCGTGCTGCACCAGCGCGTCGCACCCGGCATCGCCGTGCTCAGGCTCAACCGGCCGGACAAGCGCAACGCTCTCGACACCGCGACCACCGAACTGTTCGCGGACAGCCTGGACGAGCTCGCCGGCGACCCCGAACTGCGCGCGCTGGTCATCTCCAGCACCGACCCGCGCGCGCTGTGCGCCGGGGCCGACATCGGCGAGAGCCTGGACCACGACGGCGGCATCGCCCGGATGGCCGCCTACACGCGGATGTACGCGGCGATCGAGTCGTTCCCGGTGCCGACGGTGGCGGTGTGCGTCGGCAACTGCGTCGGCGCAGGCGCCGAGATCGCCGCCGGGGCCGACCTGCGCGTCGGCGGCGACAACCTCAAGCTGGCCTGGGCGGGAGCACGGCTCGGCGTGCCGGTGGGGCCGGCCCGTCTCGCACCGCTGATCGGCCTGGCCCGCGCGAAGGATCTGGTGTTCACCGGTCGCACGATCGGCATGGACGAGGCGCGCGATCTCGGACTGCTGCACCGGACGGCCACCGCCGCCGAGGCCGAAGCCGTGGCCCTGGACGTCGCCGCACAGATCGCCCGGCAGGACCCGCGCGGCGTCCGCGTGCTCAAGGCGATGTTCGCCGAGCTGGACGGCTCCGCGACCCGGGTCGCCTATGAGAACCGGCAGCTCATGCAGTTCCAGGAGCACGGCCAGGGGCTTCCGCGGGGCTGA
- a CDS encoding DivIVA domain-containing protein: protein MLTLAGYGLLAIVIMVVLYVVAAKVLPAGEQIAPAVRDDAPWALPATRELTASDVAEVRLPVALRGYRFAETDLLLDRLGDELRARDAEIARLRAELAGPAPSAALQPQPQPQGVNPYSEQSYAAESEPGESEPGESEPAGDGSSDLEREAPREAVDAEPDER from the coding sequence GTGCTGACTCTGGCGGGGTACGGGCTGCTGGCCATCGTGATCATGGTCGTGCTGTACGTCGTCGCGGCCAAGGTGCTGCCCGCCGGAGAACAGATCGCGCCCGCGGTCCGTGACGACGCGCCGTGGGCGTTGCCGGCCACCCGCGAGCTGACCGCTTCCGACGTCGCCGAGGTGCGGCTGCCCGTCGCGCTGCGCGGCTACCGCTTCGCCGAGACCGACCTGCTGCTCGACCGGCTCGGCGATGAGCTTCGCGCGCGTGACGCCGAGATCGCCCGGTTGCGCGCTGAGCTGGCCGGCCCGGCACCGTCCGCCGCGCTGCAGCCGCAGCCGCAGCCGCAGGGTGTCAACCCGTACAGCGAGCAGTCGTACGCGGCCGAGAGCGAACCGGGCGAGAGCGAACCGGGCGAGAGCGAACCGGCCGGGGACGGATCGTCCGACCTCGAACGCGAGGCGCCACGAGAGGCCGTCGATGCCGAACCCGACGAACGTTGA
- a CDS encoding DNA-3-methyladenine glycosylase I has translation MPNPTNVDERPRCGWATAAPEYVDYHDTEWGTPLHGEAPLFERLSLEAFQSGLSWLIILRKRPAFRTAFADFDVDTVAGFDDGDVARLLGDPGIVRNRAKIEATIANARAIRDAVPEGLDELLWSFAPVPPAARPASLTDVPATSTASVAMAKELKRRGLKFVGPTTAYALMQATGMVDDHVATCWRAS, from the coding sequence ATGCCGAACCCGACGAACGTTGACGAGCGGCCCCGCTGCGGCTGGGCGACCGCGGCGCCGGAGTACGTCGACTACCACGACACCGAATGGGGGACGCCGCTGCACGGCGAGGCTCCGCTGTTCGAGCGCCTTTCGCTGGAGGCGTTCCAGTCCGGGCTGTCCTGGCTGATCATCTTGCGCAAGCGGCCGGCGTTCCGCACGGCGTTCGCGGACTTCGACGTGGACACCGTGGCCGGCTTCGACGACGGCGACGTCGCGCGGCTGCTCGGCGATCCGGGCATCGTCCGTAACCGGGCCAAGATCGAGGCAACCATCGCGAACGCGCGCGCGATCCGCGACGCGGTGCCCGAGGGGCTGGACGAGCTGTTGTGGTCCTTTGCCCCCGTCCCGCCCGCCGCCCGTCCCGCGTCGCTGACCGACGTCCCGGCCACGTCGACGGCCTCGGTCGCGATGGCCAAGGAGCTCAAACGGCGCGGCTTGAAGTTCGTCGGACCGACCACGGCGTACGCGCTGATGCAGGCGACCGGGATGGTCGACGACCACGTCGCGACCTGCTGGCGCGCGAGTTGA
- a CDS encoding enoyl-CoA hydratase-related protein, producing MSDVLLIDRADGVATLTLNRPESMNSLSVELKEALGTAVDEVARDASVRAVVLTGNGRGFCVGQDLREHVALLEAGDPAPLDTVTVHYNPIVTHLVGMPKPVIAAVNGMAAGAGAGLAFACDFRIASPSAGFLLAFANVGLTLDSGVSWTLQRLIGSARATSLALLAEPVTAEAALEMGLVNAVVEPDRVLPAAQELASRLAAGPTAAYGAIKESIAFAASSTLAESLAKEAELQNAMGRTEDHRNATAAFVAKQKPVFTGR from the coding sequence ATGTCTGACGTGCTGCTGATCGATCGGGCGGACGGAGTCGCGACGCTGACGCTGAACCGCCCGGAGTCGATGAACTCGCTGTCGGTCGAGTTGAAGGAGGCGCTCGGCACGGCCGTCGACGAGGTCGCCCGCGACGCGTCGGTGCGTGCGGTCGTGCTCACCGGCAACGGCCGTGGGTTCTGCGTGGGGCAGGACCTTCGCGAGCACGTCGCCTTGCTGGAGGCCGGTGATCCGGCGCCGCTGGACACGGTCACCGTGCACTACAACCCGATCGTGACTCACCTGGTGGGCATGCCCAAGCCGGTGATCGCCGCGGTGAACGGGATGGCCGCGGGCGCCGGTGCAGGGCTGGCCTTCGCGTGCGACTTCCGCATCGCATCGCCCTCCGCGGGGTTCCTGCTCGCCTTCGCCAATGTGGGGCTGACCCTGGACAGCGGGGTGTCGTGGACGCTGCAGCGCCTGATCGGTTCGGCGCGCGCGACCTCGCTCGCGCTGCTGGCCGAGCCGGTGACGGCCGAGGCGGCGCTGGAGATGGGCCTGGTGAACGCGGTCGTCGAGCCGGACCGGGTGCTGCCCGCGGCGCAGGAACTCGCCTCCCGGCTCGCCGCCGGGCCCACCGCCGCCTACGGCGCGATCAAGGAGTCCATCGCGTTCGCGGCGTCCTCGACGCTCGCCGAATCGCTGGCCAAGGAGGCCGAACTGCAGAACGCGATGGGACGGACCGAGGACCATCGCAACGCCACGGCCGCGTTCGTCGCCAAGCAGAAGCCGGTCTTCACCGGCCGCTGA
- a CDS encoding DUF3117 domain-containing protein, producing the protein MAAMKPRTGDGPLEVTKEGRGIVMRVPLEGGGRLVVEMSADEASALGDALKSVVS; encoded by the coding sequence ATGGCGGCCATGAAGCCGCGGACGGGCGACGGTCCGCTCGAGGTCACCAAGGAGGGGCGCGGCATCGTGATGCGCGTCCCGCTCGAAGGAGGTGGACGGCTCGTCGTCGAGATGTCCGCGGACGAGGCGAGCGCTCTCGGCGACGCCCTCAAGTCGGTCGTCAGCTGA